ATGACCTCCGCGCTCAAGGAGATGCTGCCGTTCATCGTGCTGGCCTTCATCCTGGGCAACTTCATCGCCCTGTTCAACTGGTCCGGCATCGGCACCTGGATCGCTGTCACCGGCGCCGCGGCGCTGGAGGGCATCGGCCTGACCGGCTTCGGCGCCATCCTCGGCTTCATCCTGCTGGCCAGCTTCCTGAACCTGTTCATCATCTCGGGCTCGGGCATGTGGGCGATCATGGCCGCGGTGTTCGTGCCGATGTTCGCGATCATCGGCTACGAGCCTGCGTTCACGCAGGCCGCGTTCCGCGTGGGTGACTCCGCCACCCAGGTCATCACCCCGATGAACCCGTACATGATCGTGCTGCTGGGCATGCTGCGGAGGTACCAGCCCGACGCGGGCCTGGGCACCCTGATGGCGCGCATGCTGCCCTTCGTGGTCCCCTTCTGGATCGTGTGGACCGTCATCCTCGCGGTGTTCTTCTTCTTCGACCTGCCGCTGGGCCCGGGCAACGGGATCTTCATGGCGGAGTGATGCCCTGGGGGTGACCTGACGGGAAGTCCTGAGACGGGATGCCGTGAGGGGACGCCCTCAGGCGTGACCTGAGGCGTGACCTGTGCGCGCTCACGGTCGATGTGCACGCTGACATCGACCGTGAGCGCGCACTGCTGTTCCCTGCATGTGGCGGCGGGGGCGGGGGCGGAGCGGACGCCCCGTGTGCCCCTGCGCCCGGTCCGCGGGGAGAAGTGGTCGGAATGCGTGGCGGATTCCAGCATGTGCTCCCCGTGCGCCGGCCGGTGCCCTCAGCGCTGGAGGGTGAAGCGGCGGTGCGGGCGGCCGAACGCGGTCACCGTCGGCCCCAGGGCGAAGCCGAGCTTCTCGAGCACTGCCGCGGAGGCGGGGTGGCGCAGGTCCACCAGCGCCACCAGCCCGGCTGGCGGGCGCACCAGTCCCAGTGGCCCGACCGCGGCCTCGACCACGGCACGCGCCGCCTCGGTCGCGAGGCCCCGTCCCCAGCAGCTGCGGGCCAGGGTATAGCCGAGCTCCACCCCGTGCGCGGTGCGCTCGAGCCCGGCATCGCCGATCAGCTCACCGGACTCCCGCTCGATCACCACCCAGAACGCGTAGCCGTGCGCGGCCTGGTGGGCGCGGTAGCCCTGCAGCGCCCGCTCCGTCTCCGTGCGGGACCACGGCTCGCCGTGAGCGACGTACCGCATCACCTCCGGGTCCCCGTAGACGCGATGCGCGGCCTCGACGTCGGCCATCTCGAAGGGGCGCAGGGCGAGGCGCGCGGTGCACAGCGGGAAGGCCAGGGCGGCGGGCGGACGGGCGCCGGGTGGACGGACGGCGGGCGGATGGTCGGCGGTCGGGGGAGCGGTCACGTCCCCAGTGTCCCCGGCGGCACCGGCGTGGGCGACCGCCCTCCGCACACAGCGTCCGGACAGCCCGCTCGCTGCGCGCCCCCGACCTGGCACCATGGGCTCCATGTCCCGCGCCGTCGCCCTGCCTCCCGTGCTGCTGGGCCTGGTGATCCTGCTGGTCGCCCAGCTGGCCGGGTCCGCCGCGTCGGAGCTGCTGGGCCTGCCGGTGCCCGGAGTGGTGCTCGGCCTGCTCCTGCTGGTGGTGCTGGGCGTGGTGCGCTGGACCCGGCCGGTGGTCCGCGCTGCCGAGCCCGCCGCCACCCCGCTCCTGCAGCACCTGCAGCTGCTGTTCGTGCCGCCCGGTGTCGGGATCGTCCTCGAGCTGCGCACCCTCGTCGAGAACGCGCTGCCGCTCGCACTCGCCGTGGTCGGCTCCTTCGTCGCGGCGCTGCTGGTCTCGGGCTGGCTGCTGCAGGCGCTGCTGCGCCGGCAGGACCGGCGGCGGGGGAACGGGGCGGGCCCGTCGGCCGACGGACCCGCTGGCCCCGGTGGACCCGCTGCTCCCGACGGACCAGCTGCCCCCGGCGGACCCGCTGCCCCCGGCGACCCCGCCGGGCCGACCGCTCCCGGGCAGGCTCCCGCATGAGCGCGCTGACGTCCCTGCCGGTGTTCGGCCTGGCCCTGACCCTCACCGTCTACCTCGGCGCGTTCTGGCTGTACAACCGCTTGGGCCGGCCCGGCCTCGCCTCGCCGGTGCTGATCACGGTGCTCGTGGTCGCCGGGGTGCTGGAGCTGACCGGCATGCCCTACGACCTCTATCTCCAGCAGGTCGCGCTGCTCACCGCGCTGCTCGGACCCGCGACCGTCGCCCTCGCCCTGCCGCTGCTGCGCCACGGCCGAGCACTGGTGAGCTCCACACCCGCCGTGCTCCTCACGCTCGCGGTCGCCGGCGCGGTGAGCGTGACCGTCACCGTCGGCGCGATGCGCCTGCTGGGGGCCGACGACGGCATCCTGCGCGCCGCCCTGCCGCGCTCGGTGACCAGCCCCGTCGGCCTCTCCATCGCCGAGTCGCTGCACGCGTCCGTGCCGCTCGCCGTGGTGCTCACTCTGATCTCCGGCGTGCTCGGCGCGGTGGTCGGACCGGCGCTGCTGAGCCTCATCAAGGTGA
This genomic interval from Brachybacterium aquaticum contains the following:
- a CDS encoding GNAT family N-acetyltransferase, with amino-acid sequence MTAPPTADHPPAVRPPGARPPAALAFPLCTARLALRPFEMADVEAAHRVYGDPEVMRYVAHGEPWSRTETERALQGYRAHQAAHGYAFWVVIERESGELIGDAGLERTAHGVELGYTLARSCWGRGLATEAARAVVEAAVGPLGLVRPPAGLVALVDLRHPASAAVLEKLGFALGPTVTAFGRPHRRFTLQR
- a CDS encoding CidA/LrgA family protein, translated to MSRAVALPPVLLGLVILLVAQLAGSAASELLGLPVPGVVLGLLLLVVLGVVRWTRPVVRAAEPAATPLLQHLQLLFVPPGVGIVLELRTLVENALPLALAVVGSFVAALLVSGWLLQALLRRQDRRRGNGAGPSADGPAGPGGPAAPDGPAAPGGPAAPGDPAGPTAPGQAPA
- a CDS encoding LrgB family protein, producing MSALTSLPVFGLALTLTVYLGAFWLYNRLGRPGLASPVLITVLVVAGVLELTGMPYDLYLQQVALLTALLGPATVALALPLLRHGRALVSSTPAVLLTLAVAGAVSVTVTVGAMRLLGADDGILRAALPRSVTSPVGLSIAESLHASVPLAVVLTLISGVLGAVVGPALLSLIKVTDERARGFAIGLTAHGIGTSRVLGDSAVSGGWSSAAMVLNALVMTLVLPIVAGIATA